One window of Chionomys nivalis chromosome 18, mChiNiv1.1, whole genome shotgun sequence genomic DNA carries:
- the S100a13 gene encoding protein S100-A13, with the protein MAAEPLSELEAAIETVVTTFFTFAGREGRKGSLSLNEFKELVTQQLPHLLKDVGSLDEKMKSLDVNQDSELKFSEYWRLIGELAKEIRKEKALEIRKK; encoded by the exons ATGGCAGCAGAGCCACTGAGTGAACTGGAGGCGGCCATCGAGACTGTGGTCACCACTTTCTTCACCTTTGCAGGGCGGGAAGGACGGAAAGGCAGCCTGAGCCTCAATGAGTTTAAGGAACTGGTCACCCAGCAGTTGCCTCATTTGCTAAAG GATGTGGGCTCTCTGGATGAGAAGATGAAGAGCTTGGATGTGAACCAGGACTCGGAGCTGAAGTTCAGTGAGTACTGGAGACTGATTGGGGAGCTGGCAAAGGAAATCAGGAAGGAGAAAGCCCTGGAGATCCGGAAGAAATAA